In Bdellovibrio sp. GT3, one genomic interval encodes:
- a CDS encoding GNAT family N-acetyltransferase — MGGIRPKELKSSRLCLRQEMNGDASPLFLHYFGSMESSKFLARQPYRSVEQVETFLKKWTRDAWVSPGEPFAWVISKIDGSEPIGIFLVFIKLQEAEIHYGISAEHIGCGYASEACSLATNWLLEQDEVTSISTAVDIEHIATQRVLEKSGFLKVETLKDRLVLPAFGSESRDAISYRKTTRSKII, encoded by the coding sequence ATGGGTGGAATAAGGCCAAAAGAACTCAAAAGCTCTCGTCTTTGCCTTCGTCAGGAAATGAATGGCGATGCAAGTCCTTTGTTCCTTCATTATTTCGGTTCTATGGAGTCGTCAAAATTCCTGGCGCGGCAACCGTATCGTTCGGTGGAACAAGTCGAAACATTTCTAAAGAAATGGACTCGTGATGCGTGGGTTTCACCGGGTGAGCCTTTTGCATGGGTCATTTCAAAGATCGACGGATCTGAGCCCATTGGTATTTTTCTGGTATTCATTAAACTGCAAGAAGCAGAAATACATTATGGAATCTCTGCTGAGCACATTGGATGTGGATACGCCTCGGAAGCTTGTAGCCTCGCGACAAACTGGCTTCTTGAACAAGATGAAGTAACATCTATCAGCACTGCGGTGGATATTGAGCATATTGCCACTCAACGAGTGTTAGAGAAATCTGGTTTCCTCAAAGTTGAAACTTTAAAAGACCGACTGGTGCTTCCGGCATTTGGATCAGAGTCTCGGGATGCTATTTCTTATCGTAAAACGACCAGATCAAAAATCATATAA
- a CDS encoding LamG-like jellyroll fold domain-containing protein: MKYKFGTFLILAFAITGCSNPLGDSSKADTAFSPGYESPAPTPTPSPTPTPSPTPVAVAVAVVTDPTDAVADNNLSMTVQMKDSGGNDIATSGVVITAALSAGPSGAVLEGTTTATTNASGQAVFTNLRIKKAGSGYVLTASSSGYTSDTSSTFAISPDAASASTSLISASVANILPDDVDASVVTVTLKDAHGNTISGQSVTLATGSTGAALTQPSAVTNASGVTTGSVTGTTAGSKVISISNPVGLSSLTATVTVQALSLNQTWNFNSANSASYTLSDTSLEYTASLLRLRDLSVDNSNDTSFGFGAAASTTNTTWTSPNGLHLNATGMSSGSGSLTSRHFTSAANMAWTGLSFTSLIPAGKKLPNNRGVETGYGSGNVDMSSNLLLLHLDESSWAGGTTYDVTDSSGRGHTAKITGAVSVSNSGKFGNSANLNGGYIEVPAHTELSGMADMTFEAWIKPAVGAINGNPAPLASYRVGSGGTNYAFAIFAYTSKYLNIDINSSTNRYTSTYVVLENVWQHITVTFKGSTKVLTLYVNGVSVWTQTTSQSAISTPDPTQASFYIGAMKSNTNYYKGLIDEVAFYSRTLGSTEILDRYQRGAMRSKFQVRACTSSCTTEPFVGPDGLSTSFYSEFNNTTLSNITNLTIPGFTAEKDFQYKATLETDSVSLTPKISSVSVTPVVYSILSPSVTSSEITYSYLHSFAASSSGTGGVKYQLLRNGNPYYHDGSGWVAASGSLTANTVSEVNANIKSFHREVGTGALKIRAYFTSGVFGTDPMSLSNAVVTGIP, translated from the coding sequence ATGAAATATAAATTCGGTACATTTCTTATTTTAGCTTTTGCAATTACCGGATGCAGCAACCCCCTGGGGGATTCATCGAAAGCCGATACTGCATTTTCCCCCGGTTACGAGTCGCCGGCGCCAACACCGACACCATCTCCAACTCCCACACCATCTCCAACGCCTGTGGCGGTGGCAGTTGCCGTGGTTACGGATCCGACCGACGCAGTTGCAGATAATAATTTATCCATGACTGTTCAGATGAAGGACTCTGGCGGAAATGATATCGCTACTTCCGGAGTCGTAATTACCGCAGCCCTCAGTGCGGGGCCATCCGGTGCGGTTTTGGAAGGAACGACCACCGCAACTACCAATGCCTCGGGACAAGCGGTGTTCACCAATCTGCGAATTAAAAAAGCGGGAAGTGGGTACGTACTCACTGCCTCAAGTTCTGGTTACACCTCAGATACCTCATCGACATTCGCGATTTCACCGGACGCGGCCTCAGCATCGACTTCGTTAATTTCCGCTTCTGTAGCGAATATTCTTCCTGACGACGTCGATGCCTCTGTCGTGACCGTGACCTTAAAGGACGCCCATGGAAACACTATCAGCGGGCAAAGTGTCACTCTTGCGACTGGTTCAACCGGAGCAGCCCTCACTCAGCCGTCCGCAGTGACCAATGCCAGTGGGGTAACCACAGGATCTGTCACGGGCACCACTGCCGGAAGCAAAGTCATCAGTATCAGCAACCCGGTGGGATTAAGTTCACTCACAGCGACGGTGACGGTGCAGGCTTTAAGCCTAAATCAAACGTGGAATTTTAATTCCGCAAATTCAGCAAGCTATACACTGTCTGATACAAGCCTTGAGTACACGGCTTCCCTTTTAAGGCTTCGGGATCTCAGTGTCGATAACAGCAATGACACCTCTTTCGGATTTGGTGCTGCTGCCAGCACCACGAACACGACATGGACCAGCCCCAATGGGTTACACCTAAACGCCACCGGAATGAGCAGTGGCTCAGGAAGTTTGACCTCGCGACACTTTACTTCGGCAGCGAACATGGCATGGACAGGGCTTTCGTTTACGTCTCTGATTCCCGCCGGTAAAAAGCTGCCCAACAATCGTGGTGTGGAGACCGGCTATGGCTCGGGCAACGTCGATATGAGCAGTAACTTATTGCTGCTTCATCTTGATGAAAGCAGTTGGGCCGGGGGGACTACATACGATGTCACGGACAGTTCCGGTCGCGGGCACACTGCCAAAATTACCGGAGCGGTATCGGTCAGTAACAGTGGAAAGTTTGGAAACTCGGCAAACTTAAACGGCGGATACATCGAAGTCCCGGCGCACACAGAACTCTCGGGAATGGCTGATATGACTTTTGAGGCGTGGATCAAACCGGCAGTCGGCGCAATCAATGGAAATCCAGCGCCACTGGCATCGTACCGCGTGGGTTCGGGTGGTACGAACTACGCATTTGCGATCTTTGCCTATACCAGCAAGTACCTGAATATCGACATCAACTCATCGACCAATCGCTACACTTCAACCTATGTGGTTCTTGAAAATGTTTGGCAGCACATCACCGTGACATTTAAAGGGTCAACGAAAGTGCTGACGTTATATGTGAATGGCGTCAGTGTCTGGACTCAGACGACGTCACAAAGTGCGATTTCGACTCCGGATCCAACACAAGCCTCTTTTTATATCGGAGCGATGAAAAGTAATACCAACTACTATAAAGGTCTGATTGACGAAGTCGCATTCTATTCCCGCACTCTGGGGTCAACCGAGATCCTGGATCGCTACCAGCGGGGCGCCATGCGATCCAAGTTCCAAGTTCGGGCCTGCACCAGCAGTTGCACCACAGAACCTTTTGTGGGACCGGATGGTTTGTCGACCAGCTTTTATTCTGAGTTTAACAACACCACGCTGTCGAACATCACCAATTTAACGATACCGGGATTTACCGCCGAAAAAGACTTTCAATATAAAGCGACTCTGGAAACAGATTCGGTTTCGTTGACTCCCAAAATCAGTTCGGTGTCGGTGACGCCAGTGGTGTACAGTATTTTAAGTCCATCGGTAACCAGTTCTGAGATCACTTACAGTTACCTGCACAGTTTTGCCGCCAGCAGCTCGGGCACTGGGGGAGTGAAGTATCAGTTACTTCGCAATGGCAATCCTTACTATCATGATGGCAGCGGCTGGGTTGCCGCCTCGGGAAGCTTAACCGCAAACACGGTGTCCGAAGTGAATGCCAACATCAAAAGTTTTCATCGTGAAGTGGGCACGGGGGCTTTAAAGATCCGCGCTTATTTTACCTCGGGAGTATTTGGCACAGACCCGATGTCCCTGTCGAATGCAGTGGTTACGGGGATTCCGTAG
- a CDS encoding pentapeptide repeat-containing protein, which translates to MKYTSANENDLINLLAESRSEISGFEFEKLDLTEQDLKSAVFIDCKFTGCNFANCSFLNIALRGVDFEDCNLMGINWTEVRKNGSFSFLTCKLDYSSFQSVDLRGVNFNNCVIREADFSGANLTKSSFAGANLSGTSFSNANIEKADFRGARSYFIDPKFTKIKDAQFSVPEALVLIEAMGAKVDF; encoded by the coding sequence ATGAAATACACCTCGGCGAACGAAAATGATTTGATCAATCTGCTTGCAGAAAGCAGATCCGAAATCTCTGGCTTTGAATTTGAAAAATTGGATCTGACAGAGCAGGATTTGAAAAGTGCCGTCTTTATCGACTGCAAATTTACCGGCTGCAACTTTGCAAACTGCTCTTTTTTAAACATCGCCCTTCGAGGTGTGGATTTCGAAGATTGCAATTTAATGGGCATCAATTGGACTGAAGTTCGCAAGAACGGCAGCTTTTCGTTCCTAACCTGCAAACTTGATTATAGCAGCTTCCAGTCTGTGGATCTTCGCGGTGTAAACTTTAATAATTGCGTAATTCGAGAAGCCGACTTTTCGGGAGCCAATTTAACAAAGTCTTCCTTTGCTGGAGCAAATCTTTCGGGGACTTCATTTTCAAATGCCAACATTGAGAAAGCTGACTTCAGGGGAGCCAGAAGTTACTTTATTGATCCCAAATTCACAAAAATCAAAGACGCTCAATTTTCTGTGCCCGAAGCCCTGGTTTTAATTGAAGCGATGGGAGCCAAGGTGGATTTCTAA
- a CDS encoding BamA/TamA family outer membrane protein — protein MKFIVALLLLTFFSTAQAQSIFIDPQDGFLDGSEWLLKHKGFLPVPIIITEPAVGYGLGVALVFMHETEDSKNSTAQKFIAPTVYGVLGAATENGTQLGGGFFMHNWDHDHWRYLGAAMAASINLDFYGNSGFQSQRQFDLGYNLKGWLMFHDLRRRFEDSNFFLGLRYIYSDLNVSFENVPPPLAALDPEQENRNGGASVLISYDSRNNTLSPDNGFLAEYRYNIYSENLGGDLNYHTQDLDLQGYFRVNPQWGLATRWLNNWIDDNGPFYAKPFINLRGIPKMRYQGDVATSLEGEARYSPHPRWQILGFGGVGKAGDEFSDLSSAETASSYGLGFRYLIARLLGFQMGLDVARGPEETVFYIQAGGPWTF, from the coding sequence ATGAAATTCATAGTGGCTCTTTTGCTTCTTACGTTTTTTTCAACAGCTCAGGCCCAATCTATTTTTATCGATCCCCAGGATGGCTTTCTGGATGGCAGCGAGTGGCTGCTGAAGCACAAGGGCTTTTTGCCGGTACCGATTATTATTACTGAGCCCGCTGTTGGCTATGGCTTAGGGGTTGCGCTCGTCTTCATGCATGAGACCGAGGATTCTAAAAACAGCACCGCGCAAAAATTCATCGCTCCTACGGTCTACGGAGTTCTGGGTGCGGCCACTGAAAACGGCACCCAATTAGGGGGCGGCTTTTTTATGCATAACTGGGATCATGATCATTGGCGATATTTGGGGGCCGCGATGGCAGCTTCAATCAACCTGGATTTTTATGGCAACTCCGGATTCCAAAGCCAACGGCAATTTGATTTAGGATACAATTTGAAGGGCTGGCTTATGTTTCACGACCTGCGCCGACGCTTTGAAGACAGCAACTTCTTTTTGGGCCTGCGCTATATTTACTCTGATTTGAACGTTAGTTTTGAGAACGTGCCGCCTCCCCTTGCCGCCTTGGACCCAGAGCAAGAAAATCGAAATGGGGGCGCTTCGGTACTGATCAGTTATGACAGTCGCAACAACACCCTCTCCCCAGACAATGGATTTCTTGCCGAGTATCGCTACAATATCTATAGCGAAAACCTGGGTGGTGATCTGAACTATCATACGCAAGATTTGGATTTGCAGGGATACTTTCGCGTCAATCCCCAGTGGGGCTTGGCGACTCGTTGGCTGAATAACTGGATTGATGACAATGGGCCCTTTTATGCCAAGCCATTTATAAATTTGCGTGGCATCCCCAAAATGCGCTATCAAGGCGATGTCGCAACTTCCTTGGAAGGAGAGGCCCGCTATAGTCCCCACCCTCGCTGGCAAATTCTGGGATTTGGTGGCGTAGGTAAAGCGGGTGATGAATTTAGTGATTTATCTTCGGCTGAAACAGCAAGTTCCTATGGCTTGGGCTTTCGCTACCTGATCGCCAGACTGCTTGGATTCCAAATGGGCTTGGATGTGGCTCGCGGCCCGGAAGAAACAGTTTTTTATATTCAAGCTGGCGGTCCTTGGACTTTCTAA
- a CDS encoding DUF4423 domain-containing protein — protein sequence MNIFEYKSYKTFLKAYCESERGALTRLADAANTQKSYLSGCLRGKGQLSLDQAFGIAGYMNLSDQEQDYFYLLVEKEKAVAPALRRRLEGKAKDMSREAFRLKNQQKDSLIVSEGDSNMGLYYATWMSIAVHTLASVPQFQSMASLGKRLSLNQESIAMIVNYLEKMELIKKSGDKYRWNSSNLHLDDKSVLISGHHTNWRARAIDNIQKNDREATHYSAVQSFSEEDFEKLKKKIALFINDFNKVADPSEPEDAFCLNIDLFRV from the coding sequence ATGAATATATTTGAATACAAGTCCTATAAGACATTTTTGAAGGCGTATTGTGAATCTGAACGCGGGGCCCTTACTCGTTTGGCGGATGCGGCGAACACGCAAAAGTCATATTTGTCGGGCTGCCTAAGGGGGAAAGGGCAGTTAAGCCTGGATCAGGCTTTTGGGATTGCGGGATACATGAATCTTTCGGACCAAGAGCAGGATTATTTTTATCTATTGGTCGAAAAGGAGAAGGCCGTTGCTCCGGCACTTCGACGGCGCCTTGAGGGCAAGGCCAAGGATATGAGTCGCGAGGCCTTTAGGCTTAAGAATCAGCAAAAGGACTCGTTGATTGTGAGCGAAGGGGATTCAAACATGGGTCTCTACTATGCAACCTGGATGTCCATTGCCGTGCACACCCTTGCTTCTGTGCCTCAGTTTCAAAGTATGGCAAGTCTGGGGAAAAGATTAAGTTTGAATCAGGAAAGCATCGCCATGATTGTGAACTACCTGGAAAAGATGGAACTTATTAAAAAAAGTGGTGATAAGTACCGCTGGAATTCTTCAAATTTACACTTGGATGATAAAAGTGTGTTGATCAGTGGGCATCATACGAACTGGCGGGCCCGCGCCATCGACAATATTCAAAAAAATGACCGCGAGGCCACTCATTACAGTGCCGTTCAGTCTTTTTCCGAAGAGGATTTTGAGAAGTTAAAAAAGAAAATTGCGTTATTTATCAACGACTTCAATAAGGTTGCAGACCCCTCGGAGCCTGAAGACGCCTTTTGCTTGAATATCGATCTTTTCCGCGTGTAA
- a CDS encoding MHYT domain-containing protein, protein MCGGFKFGEVMTHAYNQELVALSILIATLGAFVALNVVLRIKESLEKNNPLWLLGGAIAMGLGIWSMHFIGMLAMEMPGVTIGYDLGLSILSVVVAIGASLVAFYIVNRVKVSILSLILGGLSMAVAISGMHYIGMASMEMPARIIWRMDLVALSVLIAALASFAALGVSLMFRTTKRINLLHVFSSLLMGIAVSGMHYTGMAAAEFVYEDKLTPLHKGVVLGTQSVANVVIAATFMILFVALIASGFARILVRRAKEAREAISSRDILLKEAQQIAQLGSWERSIDGSTISMSEEMYNIYGLEKNTTVNSHSFNEHFAPEDLENIRQAIHNAVESKTSFNFDHAIRLPNGVSKFVQTRGQVVLNEQGNVLKIVGTTQDITDRKEIEKRLLETQAELETRVQQRTADLEQALIREKRAKEQAEDATKAKMNFLANMSHEIRTPMNAILGFADLLGAEKLNAEQEILLARIQNNSTLLLRIIDDILDLSKFEAGKMPIEKSLMPYYSLVEDVTKSLSLLAQKKGITIEVEKTGELPAYIYSDPVRVRQILVNLIGNAVKFSEKGPIQIRVKAERLNGKVRLLTEVQDFGIGISEDGQKQIFQAFGQADSSIIRKFGGTGLGLVLSRHFARALGGNLSLLESTVGVGSTFLFTLTTEAEENLNSANIPTTKKPKPTVTLADFAGQTVRVLLAEDTPDNQILIRAYLNSDNFNVTFANNGFEAVRLATAQEFDLILMDIQMPGLDGLQATAKLREQGYKKPIIALTAHALREEVEKSLEAGCNAHLTKPINKSDLLRAIKDAMETTESP, encoded by the coding sequence TTGTGCGGCGGTTTTAAGTTCGGAGAAGTCATGACCCACGCCTACAATCAGGAGCTCGTCGCCCTATCCATTCTGATTGCGACGCTAGGGGCCTTTGTTGCCTTGAATGTCGTTCTTCGAATCAAAGAGTCCCTAGAAAAAAACAATCCCCTTTGGCTGCTGGGTGGCGCCATTGCTATGGGATTGGGCATTTGGAGTATGCACTTTATCGGCATGCTGGCCATGGAGATGCCCGGGGTCACCATCGGCTACGATCTGGGACTTTCCATTCTTTCCGTCGTCGTCGCAATCGGCGCATCCCTGGTGGCCTTCTACATCGTCAACCGCGTCAAGGTCTCAATCCTGAGCCTGATTCTAGGTGGCCTTTCGATGGCGGTCGCAATTTCGGGAATGCATTACATCGGCATGGCGTCGATGGAAATGCCCGCACGAATTATCTGGCGCATGGACCTAGTCGCTCTTTCGGTTTTGATTGCGGCCCTGGCGTCGTTTGCCGCCTTGGGCGTATCGCTGATGTTCCGAACCACAAAAAGAATCAATCTGCTGCATGTGTTTTCAAGCTTGCTGATGGGAATTGCAGTTTCCGGCATGCACTATACGGGAATGGCTGCGGCTGAGTTCGTTTACGAAGACAAGCTCACTCCTCTGCACAAAGGTGTGGTCCTTGGAACGCAATCGGTTGCGAACGTGGTTATTGCCGCGACCTTCATGATTTTATTTGTAGCCTTGATCGCCTCCGGATTTGCGCGAATCCTGGTCCGCAGAGCAAAAGAAGCCCGTGAAGCGATCTCCAGCCGTGATATTTTATTAAAAGAGGCGCAACAGATTGCCCAACTGGGAAGTTGGGAGCGAAGTATCGATGGATCCACGATCAGTATGTCCGAAGAGATGTACAATATTTATGGGCTCGAAAAAAACACGACGGTAAACTCGCACTCCTTCAATGAACACTTTGCTCCCGAGGACCTGGAAAATATTCGCCAGGCCATACACAACGCTGTTGAAAGCAAAACATCTTTCAATTTCGATCATGCAATCAGACTTCCAAATGGCGTCTCTAAATTTGTGCAAACTCGTGGCCAGGTTGTACTGAATGAGCAAGGTAACGTCCTGAAAATTGTCGGCACCACTCAGGACATCACAGATCGTAAAGAAATTGAGAAAAGACTTTTGGAAACACAGGCGGAGCTTGAGACTCGCGTGCAACAACGCACTGCTGATCTGGAGCAAGCTCTGATTCGGGAAAAAAGAGCCAAAGAACAAGCCGAGGATGCCACCAAGGCCAAAATGAATTTCCTGGCTAATATGAGCCACGAAATTCGCACACCGATGAATGCGATTCTGGGTTTTGCAGATTTATTGGGAGCAGAGAAACTGAATGCCGAACAGGAAATCCTTCTGGCCCGCATTCAAAACAACAGTACTCTTTTACTGCGCATCATTGACGACATTTTGGATTTATCCAAGTTTGAAGCCGGCAAAATGCCGATTGAAAAGTCCCTGATGCCCTATTACAGCCTGGTCGAGGATGTGACAAAATCCCTTTCCCTGCTTGCGCAAAAAAAGGGAATCACCATTGAAGTTGAAAAAACGGGAGAACTCCCTGCTTACATCTATTCGGATCCCGTGCGAGTGCGCCAAATCCTGGTAAACTTGATTGGCAATGCCGTGAAGTTTTCAGAAAAAGGTCCCATTCAGATCCGGGTGAAAGCTGAACGACTGAACGGCAAGGTCCGCCTCCTCACTGAAGTGCAGGATTTCGGGATCGGTATTTCTGAAGACGGACAAAAACAGATCTTTCAGGCCTTCGGACAAGCGGACTCTTCGATCATCAGAAAATTCGGCGGAACCGGACTGGGACTTGTCTTGTCACGCCACTTTGCCCGCGCCCTGGGTGGAAATTTGTCTTTACTTGAAAGCACCGTGGGAGTTGGCAGCACCTTCCTTTTCACTCTGACCACCGAGGCCGAAGAGAACCTGAACTCTGCGAATATCCCAACAACTAAAAAACCAAAACCAACAGTGACCTTGGCGGATTTTGCCGGTCAGACAGTTCGCGTGCTTCTGGCCGAGGATACACCAGACAATCAAATCCTGATTCGTGCCTACTTGAATTCTGATAATTTCAACGTCACCTTTGCCAACAACGGTTTTGAAGCGGTCCGCTTGGCAACAGCTCAGGAATTCGATCTTATTTTGATGGATATTCAAATGCCGGGGTTGGATGGACTGCAGGCCACCGCCAAGCTGCGTGAGCAAGGATATAAGAAACCGATCATCGCCCTGACGGCTCATGCCCTGCGCGAGGAAGTGGAAAAATCCCTGGAAGCCGGCTGCAATGCCCACCTGACAAAACCAATCAATAAATCAGATCTGTTGCGCGCGATTAAAGATGCCATGGAAACTACGGAATCCCCGTAA
- the spoVG gene encoding septation regulator SpoVG: MKVTEVKVFPVNEDRLKAYVSITLDGCFVVRDLKVIQGTSGLFVAMPSKKRKDGQFRDIAHPLNQETRQMIEDMVFEAYENELKSMGETLVNLKRQKAPGSDYGSDEY; the protein is encoded by the coding sequence ATGAAAGTCACCGAAGTGAAAGTTTTCCCGGTCAACGAGGATCGCCTCAAGGCCTACGTCTCCATCACGCTTGATGGTTGTTTCGTGGTCCGCGATCTGAAAGTCATCCAAGGCACCAGCGGCCTGTTCGTCGCGATGCCCTCCAAAAAAAGAAAAGACGGCCAATTCCGCGATATCGCGCATCCCCTAAACCAGGAAACGCGCCAGATGATCGAGGATATGGTCTTTGAAGCATATGAAAACGAATTAAAGTCCATGGGCGAAACCCTAGTGAACCTGAAACGCCAGAAGGCGCCAGGCAGCGATTACGGCAGCGACGAGTATTAA
- a CDS encoding LysM peptidoglycan-binding domain-containing protein, producing MRLETVWITFFVCFLTAGEKAWAVAIEVSSGDTLSAVAQRYKNDSERIYGKHGFLAQILSLNPHIQNPHSIAPGTRITLPESVKMTRMVAAEEKSAEPSQPESQPPPQIQPSPQPQVTDFVCKSEKTLDRDVAFALGIDFVYSKIEARDVLSGGKASYVSDLMNRYRLSLVMEIVPQILWKTEFSIQKNKYLSPDATITLNDAPDTKRGEVSLEKIWDSGFHAQVSGGIRQQIFVRRESASLYQWDLSTIPFIGLGIGYDFANWRNHTLGVSGRFNYLMSQGSGVQKIQEGTQSEFDLHLRTQKNGLLLQQHVGVSYESQDSEIVEQKMTEVLFGFSLGYAF from the coding sequence ATGAGGTTGGAAACAGTTTGGATTACGTTCTTTGTTTGTTTCTTAACAGCAGGTGAGAAGGCCTGGGCGGTAGCTATTGAAGTTTCCAGCGGCGACACCCTCAGCGCCGTTGCGCAAAGATACAAAAACGACAGCGAGCGGATTTACGGTAAACATGGCTTCCTTGCACAGATTCTTTCCTTAAATCCTCATATACAAAATCCACACAGCATTGCACCGGGCACTCGAATCACATTACCAGAATCCGTCAAGATGACTCGCATGGTGGCCGCTGAAGAGAAATCAGCAGAGCCGTCACAGCCCGAATCGCAACCTCCACCGCAGATACAACCTTCACCTCAGCCTCAAGTCACAGATTTTGTATGCAAATCTGAAAAGACGCTGGATCGGGATGTCGCTTTTGCTTTGGGGATTGATTTTGTATATTCCAAAATCGAAGCTCGTGATGTGTTAAGTGGTGGCAAAGCAAGTTACGTGTCTGATTTGATGAATCGATATCGTCTGTCCCTGGTTATGGAGATCGTTCCACAGATTCTATGGAAGACTGAATTCTCCATTCAAAAAAACAAATACCTTTCACCGGACGCGACGATCACATTGAACGATGCGCCAGATACCAAGCGCGGTGAAGTTTCGCTTGAAAAAATCTGGGACAGCGGGTTTCACGCACAAGTTTCAGGTGGCATTCGTCAGCAGATATTTGTGCGCAGAGAATCCGCGAGCCTTTATCAATGGGACCTTTCAACTATACCGTTTATTGGATTGGGAATTGGCTATGATTTCGCCAATTGGCGAAACCATACATTGGGGGTTTCAGGTCGTTTCAACTATCTTATGTCTCAAGGGTCGGGAGTTCAAAAAATTCAGGAAGGAACTCAGTCCGAGTTTGATCTTCATCTGCGGACACAAAAGAACGGTCTTCTTTTGCAGCAACATGTGGGGGTTTCTTATGAGTCCCAGGATTCTGAAATAGTTGAGCAAAAGATGACCGAAGTGCTTTTCGGATTTTCATTGGGGTATGCATTCTGA